The region CAAAGCCTCACACAGGATTGTACCTGATCCGCACATACAATCCAATAAAGGATTATCACCATTCCATTTACTTAAACGTATAATTGCAGCAGCAAGAGTTTCCTGCATTGGTGCTTCGCCTGCTAATAATCTGTATCCTCTCTTGTGCAAAGATTCACCGGAGGTATCCAGACTAAGAACAGCTTTATCCTTCTCAATGAATAAATTAAATCTTATATCCGGATTAACTGTATCTACATTTGGTCTCTTTCCATATTTAGCCCTGAAAAAATCAGCAATCCCGTCCTTAAGAACCTGTGAAGCATATAAAGAATTATTTATTGTACTTTTATTAACTGTAGAAGTAATTGCAAAAGTTTGATCAAACGAGAAAAATGAATCCCACTCAACAGACTTAGCTGCTTTCATTATTTCATTAGAAGATTTACAATGAAAGTTTTTTAAGGGTGCTAAAACTCTTGTAATAGTTTTTGATAAATAGTTGATTTTATAAAGTGCAGGTTTATCTGCATAAAAATAAACTCCTCTGTAAGATATTTTAGTTTCCTTTGCACCAAGCTCTTTTAACTCCTGTTCACTTACAGATTCCATCATTCCTGCGGCTTGCGCAAAATAAATATTATTTTTTTGATACTCGTACATAAAAAATCTTCAGCAACCAGTTTTTATAAAAATAATTATTTACTGCAAATATAAAGACAAACAATCTGTTAACAGTGGAAAAAGATGATATTAAAATAGAAGTGCAGCTTATTATTCAAAGTTTGAATTCTGCTTTCCAGTGAGTTAAACTAAACGAGAAAAGAACAGGTAATTAAATTGTGCTATCTCACAGATTTTAAATGCAAGACAGTACTTATAATCAATTACTTATTTGAAGTAAACATTGTTAATCTTATTGACATCTGGAATTGACTTATCACCAATAATTATTGCATCATAATCTTTTATTCCATCGATTGTTAATTGTACCGAATTCAGATCTTTTTTCCAGATATCGGCTTTAAACATAACTTCTTTAACTACAACTTCATTCAACATAACCTGAAGTTTAACCGGCAGAGGAAGTTTTCCTTTATTCACAATTACAACTTTCAGTTTATTACTTTTAACAGTTGCTTTTTCAATTGCCAGATCAGGGTAACTGAAATCATAAAACCAGGGTTTCCAGTACCAATTAAGGTCCATTTTAGTTACATCATTAAATGTGAAAAAGAAATCAGCAGGTATTGGATGTTTCCCATTCCATCTGAACATATACTCGTGTAAAGCTTTTAGAAATAATTCATCGCCAAGCATTTTCCGAAGATTATCATACGCAATAGCAGGTTTATTGTATGCAGCAATTCTGTATGTACGCCAACTAATTATCGGAGAAGGTGTGGTTAATGGAAGTTCAAATTCATTACCTGCAAAATTTTCATATCCTTCAATTGTCATCAAACGCGGCAGGTTTCCTTCAGACATTCTTTCCTGAAAGTCATAAGGAAGCATTACTGCCCATCCTTCATCCATAAAAGGATATTTACGCTCATTTGTTCCCATAAAAAAAGGCATATATTGATGAGCAAGTTCGTGCGAAGTAAGACCAACTGTGCCAGCTTTTGATGTAGTTGATCCGTTGTTTACAATCATTGGATATTCCATACCACCTGATCCATTAAAAACAGTTGCTGATGGAAATGGGAAAGGGATTCCAGGAATTTCAAATGAAAAGTATTTCAAAGTTTCTTTTGCATAATAGGCATTATCAACAAAATCCTTAGAAGATTCCTTATATGCGGCGGCACAATAAACTCTTCTTCCTGTTTTACTATCGGCAACAAAACTTGTAGCATCCCACAAATAATGATCACTTATTCCAAAAGCAAAATCGGGTACATTCTCAGCCACAAACCTGAAAGAATTATTCTTATCATGTTTATAAATAGTTTTGTTTTCCAGATCATCTTTACTAATGATCCGTATTATTTCATCAGATAGCCAGGCTTTTTTGTATAAGGAAAGATATTTTTCGTTCAGAATTTCATCAGGATTTTGCCATACACCGGTTGCCCATATTTGAAAGCCGCTTGGTACAGTTAAAATTACATCATAATTATTAAAATCATTATACATTTCTAAAGTGCCGGTATAGTCCAACATATCCCATCCATCAATATCATCATAGACAGAAATCTGAGGATACCAGTATGCAATAAACATTGTAGTAGAATCATAACTTCCATATCGGATAGAAGGAACCGGCGGAATTTTATCTTCCCAACTAATTTTTAAATCTATTTTAGAATTGGGACTGATTCTTTGATCTAGATTAATAATAATATTTGTACTTGTTTCAGTTACTGAAGCACGATTTGTTAAATCTATTTCAGTATTGTTAACTTTTAACTCTTTTAATAAAACTCCATCAGTTAATGCATTTTTGTTAAAAAGAAAATCTCTTCTGGCAGCAGGTTTAGAAACATTATGATATAAACGAATAACTATTTGTTTAAGCGTATCAGGACTATTATTGTAATATGTAATTACTTCAGATCCGGATATTAATTTGTTATAAGGATCAATTTCTGCTATTATTTTATAATCAGATTTGTTAATCCAGTAATTTACACCTGGTTTGCCATCGTAAGATCTGGTCTGCTTTTCAAAAGCAGCCTTTATATTATTTGGTATGCGAAGTTCATCTTGAGCAAAAACAGTTTGTATCAGTAAACTCAAAACAATAATACTAAAAATGTTTTTCACAATAGTTCCCTTATATTATTCAAATAATGATTTATTATTATCAAACTTGTTTCTGCCAAATCTTTTATAAGCTAAGGCAGTAGCTTCTCTGCCGCGTGGTGTTCTGTGGATAAAACCCTGTTGAATTAAAAACGGTTCATATACTTCTTCAATAGTTCCCGGATCTTCATTAACAGCTACAGCCAGAGTATTTAATCCAACCGGTCCTCCATTATACTTGTCAATTATTGCAAGAATAATATCTTTATCCATTTCATCTAATCCAAATTCATCTACTTCTAACGCTTCAAGAGCTTTCTTAGCAATCTCAACATTTATGTTAGTATTGTTTTCAAAATCAGCAAAATCTCTTGTACGCCTTAAAAGTCTGTTTGCAATTCTTGGAGTTCCTCTTGATCTCTTTGCAATTTCAAGCGCAGCGGTTTTATCAATTTTTAGATTTAGAATTCTTGCAGATCTGTTAACAATTGTATCGAGCATTTCTGTAGAATAGTAATCAAGACGAAATTTAATTCCGAACCTGTCTCTAAGCGGTGAAGTAAGCATGCCAGCACGTGTTGTTGCACCGACTAATGTATATTTTGGCAAACTAATCTGAACCGAGCGTGCATTTGGTCCGCTTTCAATCATAATATCAAGTTTATAATCTTCCATTGCAGAATAAAGATATTCTTCAACAACCGGACTTAAGCGGTGGATTTCATCAATAAAAAGTACTGAGTGTTCTTCAAGATTTGTAAGTAAACCAGCAAGATCTCCCGGTTTTTCTAATACAGGACCTGATGTTACTTTAATCTTTGTTCCAAGTTCATTTGCAATAATATGAGCTAAAGTTGTTTTACCTAATCCAGGAGGACCAGTTAGTAGAACATGATCAAGTGCTTCTTTTCTTTTTTTTGCTGCTGTTACAAAAATATTAAGATTGTCTGTTATTTTCTTTTGTCCGTAAAACTCTTTAATAAGTTTTGGACGTAGAGAAGATTCAATTTTAATATCTTCTTCTGTTACTGCAGCATTTGTAGTTGTAGATTTTCTCATTTTAAGTAACAAGTTGTTTATTTCTGAACTTCAGTTTATTAAAAATAAATACCATCAATATCATTACAGTTATCATTAAGACAGCAATTATAATAGTAGGAGTAACATCCAGATTTGAAGCAAAGATTGTTGATAATCCAGGATTCCAGGCGCTGCCATATAATATAATCAGATGCACAACATATATAATAAGAGTATTTCTACCTACAATAATAATTATTTTTGGTATAGACTCTATCTTCTGAGAAATAAATGATACAATGGAATTAAGTACTAATACTAAACCCAATCTAAAAAATATTGTATTGAGATTATAAGATGAATCTTCATAGTAATAATTAAATACCTTATTAGTTATTATTACCGAAACTTCTGAAATGATTATTAATACAGCACCAAACAATGCCAGATTAAAACTAAATTTATTTGTTTTAAACACTAATGGATTTTTTGCAAGATAACTGCCAAGTATCCCGCCAAAAACTACATAACCAGCCCACGGAAATAATGGGAACAATGAACCAGTACCGGTATAGAAATATCCTGCAACAGGTTGAGGAAAATAATCAATCCAGTTAATCCTTGTAACTATTGGTACGGCAAAAAAGAATAAAAGAGAAATGAAGAGAAATACAATTGTATCGCTTAATTTAGTTTTTTCTGCTACAAAAGCAGAAATCAACAAAAACAGCAATCCAAATCCTATTAATTGCAGAACATCCACTGAAAAAAATATATCAAGATTCTTTTGTGTAATGTTGGAAAAATCAAAGATAGTGTATGTAGGATAACGAAGTAAGTATCCGATAGCAACTAAAAGTAAGAATCTTCGGAATCCCTTTTTTACACGCGGGTTATTTTCAAACGGTTCATTAACAAGTCTTAATAAATATGTAAAAACTGTTCCCGCACTAAACATAAATATTGGTGCAGTTATTCCACGCATAAAATTCCAAATATAATATGCAGGATAATCTAATGATCGGTATTCCGGAGCTAATAATGCATCTATTGTATGTCCCTGAACCATTTGAATAACAGCCAGTGCACGTATAAGATCGATAAAAATGATTCGGTGTTTTTTTTCGCTTCTAACCATCTTGATAGATTATTATCAGTTACTTAAAAATAACCAAATGCTCTTTAAACAAAAAAAACTCCGGCGTTAAAACCGGAGTTTGTATTGAATAGATTACTTACATAAATTACTTTTTATCATCATCTACAACTTCATAAGATGCATCCTGAACATCGTCCTTTGCATCCTCAGCCTTTGTTTCCTGCTGTTGATTTGTTGCTTGCTGCCCTTGCTGCTGTCCTGTTTGTGCATATAATTGACCGGCAACTTCATTCCAGGTTTTACTTAAGCTTTCAGTTGCAGATTTGATCTGTTCAGTACTGTTAGCAGCCATTGCATCTTCAACTTTTTTAATCTCTGCTTCAAGTCTTGATTTTACATCAGCCGAAATTTTGTCTTTAAGTTCATCAATCTGTTTCTTGGTTTGAAAAACCAAACTATCTGCCTGATTTTTAACTTCAACTGCTTCCTTTTTCATTTTATCTTCAGCAGCATGCTCTTTAGCAGAGTTCTTCATTTTTTCGATTTCACTCTTATCTAAACCGCTCGAAGATGTAATTCTGATACTTTGTTCTTTACTAGTTGCTTTATCCTTTGCACTAACGTGAAGAATACCATTTGCATCAATATCAAAAGTTACTTCAATCTGTGGAACACCACGTGGAGCTGGCGGAATTCCATCAAGATGGAATCTGCCAAGAGTTCTGTTATCTGCTGCCATTGGTCTTTCACCCTGCAATATATGAATTTCGACAGAAGGTTGATTATCTCCTGCAGTAGAAAACACCTCACTCTTTTTAGTTGGTATTGTTGTGTTAGATTCAATTAATCTGGTCATCACACCGCCAAGTGTTTCAATACCTAAAGAAAGCGGAGTAACATCAAGTAATAAAACATCCTTAACATCACCAGCTAAAACACCGCCTTGTATTGCAGCACCAACCGTAACAACTTCATCAGGGTTAACTCCTTTATGAGGTTCCCGCTGAAATAAATCTTTAACAAGCTGCTGAACCATTGGAATTCTAGTTGAACCGCCGACTAATATAACTTCATTTATATCTTTTGGAGTAATTCCAGCATCTTTAATTGCTTGTTCACAGGGTACCTTAGTTCTTTGAACCAGGTCATCAATCAATTGCTCGAATTTTGCTCTGGTTAAATTGATTGTTAAATGTTTTGGTCCATCCTGAGTAGCAGTTATAAACGGCAAGTTAACTTCTGTTGATGAAGAAGAAGACAATTCAATCTTAGCTTTTTCAGCGGCTTCTTTTAACCTTTGTAATGCCATTGGATCTTTTCTTAAATCAATTCCTTCCTGTTTCTTAAATTCATCTGCAAGATAATTAATTAATCTCTGGTCAAAATCATCACCACCAAGATGTGTATCACCGTTCGTTGATTTCACTTCAAAAACTCCATCGCCTAACTGCAGAATCGAAATATCAAATGTTCCGCCGCCTAAATCGTAAACAGCAACTGTATGATCACTTGTCTTTTTATCCAGACCATAAGCTAATGCTGCTGCTGTTGGTTCGTTGATAATTCTTCTGACAGTTAAACCTGCAATTTCACCAGCATCCTTAGTTGCTTGTCTTTGTGCATCATTAAAATATGCCGGCACAGTAATTACAGCTTCAGTAACTTCCTGCCCCAGATAATCTTCAGCAGTCTTTTTCATCTTTTGTAATATCATTGCACTGATTTCCGGAGGTGAATAAACTCTATCACCAATTTTTACTCTTGCACTATTATTATCACCAGCTACAATTTCATAAGGAAGTTCATGCTTTTCATTTCCAACTTCATTGATAAATCTTCCCATAAGTCTTTTTATCGAAAAGATAGTTTGTTTTGGATTTGTGATTGCTTGTCTTTTTGCAGGTTGTCCTACTAACCTCTCACCAGTTTTGGTAAATGCAACAACCGAAGGAGTAGTTCTACCACCTTCAGAATTAGGAATTACCACCGGATCATTACCTTCCATAACTGAAACGCAGGAATTTGTAGTACCAAGATCAATTCCAATAATTTTTCCCATAATATTTCTCCTTTTCTAAAATTATACTATTATTTTCTAATTAAACCAGATAATTTATACAAGCAAGGTGCCAAATAATTTGATTTCTCTAAACTCTTTAATTATAGGGACTTAGATATTGTGTCAATTTAATGCCAGCTTAAACAAATTATTTAACAAGTCCATTTGTCATATTTGCCCGATATTTCGTCACACACAATGACAAATTGTTTAATTTAGCTTATTTTTGCAATGAACTTAAGGAGAACAAATTGTTTAACATTGAAAATTTTGATATTAAGCTGAACACTGAATTTATCGGAAGGAATTTTATTTATATTGAAGAAATCGACTCGACAAATACATATCTATTAGCTAAAGAAAACGGACATAATATAAATGGTACAGTTATCTTAGCTGAGAAACAAACTCAAGGAAAAGGCAGAAAAGGACGTTCCTGGTATAGTGCACCTGATGTAAATTTGTTGTTTTCAATTTTACTAACAAAAGATAAATCACTTTTTAATAATGCAAACCTGATAAACTTTGCTGCTTCACTTGCTGTATCTATCTCTGTTGAAAATCTGTATCAGTTAAAAACTGATCTCAAATGGCCAAATGATGTGCTTGTTAATGGAAAAAAAATCAGCGGAATACTAATTGAAGCTGTATCACAATCAGGTAAGATTGAAAGATTAGTACTTGGAATAGGGATCAATGTAAATCAAAATTCTTTTCAAGGCTCATTTAATTATTTACCAACTTCTTTAAAAAATGAACTGGGCAAAACAGTGGACCGCGAAAAACTGTTAGCTGATATATTAAATAATCTGGAACTGCTTCTTGAAAAACTTAAAAAAGATAAATCAGTTTTGATTGAAGAGTGGAAACAAAGATGCAGAATGCTTGGAAACAGAATAACAATTACAGATAACGAAACTGAAAAGTCCGGAATTTTTTATGATATTGATGAAAACGGATTCCTTTTACTTCAAACAAAAGATGAAATAGAAAAAATCCATTTTGGCGATGTTAGCCTGTATTAGTTTATTAACATAAAAAATATTTAAGAGAGTAAGTCGAGAACCTTAATTAAATTATCTCTTAGATCTTTTCTGTGAGAAATAAAATCAACAAACCCGTGTTCTACCAAAAATTCTGATCTCTGAAAACCTTCTGGTAAGTCCTTGCCTATTGTTTGCTTAATTACTCTGGGTCCTGCAAAACCAATAAGTGCCTTTGGTTCAGCAATATTTATATCACCAAGCATTGCATAACTGGCAGTTGTACCGCCCGTAGTAGGATCAGTAAGTATAGAGATATAAGGAATTTTTTCTTCTGCTAATCTGGCTAATCTTGCACTCGTCTTTGCCATCTGCATAAGTGAAAAAGCACCTTCCATCATTCTGGCACCGCCGCTTGATGAAACAATAATCATTGGCATTTTATTTTTATATGCTTTATCAACTGCCCGTGAAATTTTTTCGCCTACAACCGAACCCATAGATCCGCCAATAAATTGAAAATCCATACACGCAAAAGCAACTTCACGTCCGGCAATTTTTCCTGTACCTGTTCTTATTGCATCGTAAAGATCAAGTTTTTTAATTGTTGTAGATATTCTTTCAGTATATTTTTTTGTATCCACAAAATTAAGCGGATCAGCAGACCGCATTTTTTTATCAATCTCTTTAAAGGAACCTTTATCAAAGATGATTGCAATATATTCTAAACTGCTAATTCTAAAGTGATTATCACACTTTAAGCAAGTCCATAAATTCAGTTCAAGTTGTTTCTTATGAATTATTTCACCACAGGATGGACATTTTTCCCATAAGCCTGCAGGCAGTTCTTTGTGCTTAGTATCTTCAGCTATATTTTGTTTAGATCTTTTAAACCAAGGCATAATTAGTTTTTCTGAACTTCTGCATAAATCATTAACACTCTGTTTGGTTCCTTATTGTCGTTGGAAACAATAGTTATTGACTTGCTGTTTCTTCCGACTCTGTTTTTCGTATCAAAACCAACTTTTATTGAACCAACCTCTCCTGGTTTCAATGTATTGTTGCTTACCACTGCAGCAGTGCAGCCGCAGGATGTTTTTACATCTTTTACTACAAGTGATTCTGTTCCTTTATTTTCAAATTTAAAAGTGTATTCTACTTTTGATCCTTCCTGAACTTTACCAAAATCATGTTGAGTTTCTGGAAAAAATATTCGTGCACCGGTTTTTTCTTCCTTGACCACAGGAATAACAATATTGCATCTGATAGTTAACTGAATATCTTTTTTATCAGGATCATTTGTTGTTACTGTAACTGTCTTTACCTGAGGACCCTTACGCCCTTTTGAATTAAAAGTAACTTCCAGATTTGATGATTCACCAGGCTTTAGTTCTCGCTTTGTTGGATTTGCAGCAGTACAGCCACAAGATGCTCTAACATCTGTAATTTTAAGTAAATCACCGCCATTGTTCGATAAAACAAATGTATGATTTACAATATCACCCTGATTAATATTTCCAAAATCATACTCAACCTGCTGAACTGATATTTTTGGACCCATTAATTGAGCAAAGGCTGTAACTGATAGTAACAGCAAAACTATTAAAATGTTTCGGATCATAATTTCTTCTCCTTAACTAAAAAATCTTTTAAATAATCTGGTTCAACAAAGTCTATATTTTGTATTGATATTGCTTCACCGGATTTTTCTGCCCATTTAGCTACAAATTCTGCATAAGGGGCTGAAATAAATTTATGAATTATTTTTTTGTTAATCTTATCTGAATCAATATTTCCAAATACTAAATCATTATCATTAAACAGATAATCTGAATTAGCTGATACGATTTTTAACTGCTGGTTAAATATATAACTATTAGAATTAATTTGAAACTTAGCATAGTATAATTCATCTCTGCCAACTTTATTCGCAATTGTAAAAACTGAGCCGTCTTGTAAACCCTCTGATAACTGTAAAGCTAAAGCTTCAAAAGTCGGGACCTTAATTATTGGAATATTCAATGATTGAGCAAGACCTTTTGCCGCAGACATTCCAATTCTCAAGCCTGTAAATGACCCGGGACCTGCAGAAACAGCAATGCATTTTACTTGTGATACAGTTAACTCACCAATTTTTAACACGGATTCAATAACTTCGAATAGCTTTTCTGAATGTGAATGTTTTAAAACAACATTAGCAGCAAAATATTTTTCTTGGTTAAAATAAAGACAAGCACCGCAAATATTATCTGAGGTTTCAATTGCAAGTATTGGAAATAATTCACTCATAATTTCCTGAATTCAAATAAACGTTCATCTTCTGATATGAATTTAATTTCTATCTCGATTCTTTCCTTTGGCAGTATTTCAGTAAATAAATTTCCCCATTCAATTATGCAAACTGCATCTGAATCGGAAAAATAATCTTCAATACCAATATCAATTAACTCGTCTGGTTTATTAATTCTATAAAAATCAAAATGATAGAATTTTAATAATCCAATGTATTCATTAACAATTGCAAAGGTTGGGCTGTTGGCAGCTCTAATATTAAAATAATGAAGAAGCTTTTTGGTAAAAAAAGTTTTCCCTGCACCCAATTCTCCAATCAGAACTATCACCATACCTTTATTAACAAACGAAGAAAACTCTTTAGCCATATTTTCAGTCTCAGATTCAGATCTGCTTAATATTTGAGACGGAAACTGCATCAGGTTTTAGATTCCAATGTTATTATTGGTAAAATCATTTCTTCCATCGAGATTCCGCCGTGCTGAAAAGTGTCTTTGTAATGTGTAAGAAATCTATGATAATCAGTCGGATAAACGAAATAATAATCTTCTTTTGCAATAATATAATTTATTGTTACACCTCTTTTAGGAAGCTTATAATCTGAAGCATTTTTTATAAAAACAGCATGCTTCTCATCCACTTTCAGATTTCTGCCGTACTTAAACCTCAGATTAGTAGAAGCTTCCCTATCGCCAAGTACTTTAGCACCTCTCAGTGATCTTATACTGCCATGATCAGTAGTAATGATTATTTTCGCATTTTTCATTTTTGAAAGTGTACGGAAGATATTTAATAAAGACGAATGATTAAACCAGCTTTGAGTAAGTGATCTGTATGCTGCTTCATCTGGAGCAATTTCTTTAAGTAAATCCGAATCCGATCTGCCGTGTGCAATCATATCTAAAAAATTTACCACTACTGCAGTTAAATGTGTGTTCTGATATGAATGAATATTCTGTTCAAAATTCCTTCCAACTTCGGGATCAATTATCTTTATATACTTAAGATCATTCCGAAGTTTAATTCTCTTTCTTTCAATTAAAAGCTGAAGAAGTTCTTTCTCATATTTATTCATACTGTTTTCATCATCAGTAGTTGAGACCCATAACTCCGGATAATATTTCTCAATATCAGAGGGAAATAAGCCTGCAAACAAAGCATTACGGGCATAAGGTGTTGCAGTAGGAAGTATCGAGAAATAATAATCTTTTTCAATCTTAAATAGATCAGTAAGTTGTTTTTCCATAACCAGCCATTGATCAAGCCGAAGGCAATCTAATACAAAATAAAAAACTGATTTACCTTCTTCACGCAGATTAGTTAAAACATATTTTTCAGTGATTGCAGGGCTAAGATTTGGTGTATTGTGGCTAATGGGATCAGTTAACCACAATCTGTAATTTCTTTCAACAAATTTAGAAAATTCCTTATTAGCTTCTTTGTACTGATCATTTAATGATTGCTTAAGCCCAATTTCTCTATGATGGTCTAATTCGATTGACCAATTGACAAGCTTCAAATAAATGTTTATCCATTCCGAATAATCAAGGCTGGAGGCTAAAGCTGTGGTAATCTGATTAAAATCCTGCAGATAATCTTTTGCTGCATACTCTCCGGATATTTTTTTGCCTTCAAGAATTTTTTTACAGACTAAAAGCACCTGACTTGGATTAACTGGTTTTGTAAGATAATCGGCTATCTTACCACCAATGGCTTCGTCCATTAAAGATTCTTCTTCTGACTTAGTTATCATTACAACTGGAATTAAATTATTAATTGCTTTAATACGGGACAGAGTTTCAAGTCCACCCATTCCAGCCATCATTTCATCCAGAAAGATTATGTCATAAAGTTTCTCTTTAACTGAAGTCAGAGCATCTTCGCCATTAGTTACAGTATCAACTTCATAACCTTTTTCAGAAAGAAAAATTATGTGTGACCTCAACAATTCGATTTCATCATCAACCCATAAAATTTTTTTTCTGTCCATATTATAAACACCAGATTATTTTAATTTTCTTTTTTTCTAATCAATCATCAATTAATAGAAATAGTTACATCTAATCCCGCTTCATTTGTAGTTGTCGGCGGTATTCTTGATGCCCCTTCAGGTTCAGTAGTAGATCGTTTGTAAAAGATAGAAAGTGTAACCTTTGCACTGATTGTATATTTGATTCTCGGTTCTATCGTTACTCTTGTTGAACCATCCTGTGGTGTACCGTCTTCTTTAAAATCTTTCATATCATATCTGACTGACGCACTTCGTGTACTTGAATAAGCCAGACTAAATTCGATATCATTTTTTAGTGATACTCCAAACAATGGAAGCTCAAATCCTGATTTTGAAAACTGCAGTGTAAACCCAATATCCTTTGAAAAGTTTTCTGTAATATTATTTGTAGTTATACCAAGATCAAAAGATGTACGAGTTGAGTATTTAAGATTCCCGCTTAAATTACCTCCCCAAAGTTGTCCGAACGTAAGATTTAATCCAGCTAACGGTGAAAAACCATACTCTATTTTTTGTATTTGAATTTCTTCATTACCTTCCCTGCTAAGTTTCCATCCTTCGGTATAAGTAGATGAATATGAATGGTCTAATGAAATTCTTTGCGCAATAGATTTTAACAACGGCAATTTTTCAAGTCCATCCCAGGTTAATCGCCAGTTTGGTCTTGGAATATATTTGGCTATGTTGCTTAAGAATCCAAAATTTGAAAATATCGGTAAGCTTTCAAATCCTTTTACAAAGGCATTGGATAAACTTGAATTAGGATCATTGGGGTTATATAATTCTGCAACTTGTTTAATACCACTGTTGAAAACCGATAGAAATAATACAGGCGGAAATGTAAGAAATGATCTTGTTAATGTTCCGCTTGCAGTAACATTCGACACATAAATGTTACCGTCCTGATCTCTTGTTATAGTAGCATTTTTGTTCTGTGACCATCCGCTCTTCCAGTTAACATCTATTTTAGCTCCTTCCCATAATGGTCTTGAGGTTTTAAAATCAAAATTATTTCTAACTGAAAAAACATCATTCAGATTCATATTTTGCATAAGAGCCCTTGGTCCTACATCTCCGTTTATTCCAAGCATAAAACCTCTTGTAGGACCGGCATCAGCATTATAAAACAATCCCCAAAAATTACTAAATCCGGTACCTGTAGCTTGCAGCCCAGATTTTGATATTGAATTGTCATTTGAATAATTGAAAGA is a window of Ignavibacterium sp. DNA encoding:
- a CDS encoding biotin--[acetyl-CoA-carboxylase] ligase; protein product: MFNIENFDIKLNTEFIGRNFIYIEEIDSTNTYLLAKENGHNINGTVILAEKQTQGKGRKGRSWYSAPDVNLLFSILLTKDKSLFNNANLINFAASLAVSISVENLYQLKTDLKWPNDVLVNGKKISGILIEAVSQSGKIERLVLGIGINVNQNSFQGSFNYLPTSLKNELGKTVDREKLLADILNNLELLLEKLKKDKSVLIEEWKQRCRMLGNRITITDNETEKSGIFYDIDENGFLLLQTKDEIEKIHFGDVSLY
- the accD gene encoding acetyl-CoA carboxylase, carboxyltransferase subunit beta yields the protein MPWFKRSKQNIAEDTKHKELPAGLWEKCPSCGEIIHKKQLELNLWTCLKCDNHFRISSLEYIAIIFDKGSFKEIDKKMRSADPLNFVDTKKYTERISTTIKKLDLYDAIRTGTGKIAGREVAFACMDFQFIGGSMGSVVGEKISRAVDKAYKNKMPMIIVSSSGGARMMEGAFSLMQMAKTSARLARLAEEKIPYISILTDPTTGGTTASYAMLGDINIAEPKALIGFAGPRVIKQTIGKDLPEGFQRSEFLVEHGFVDFISHRKDLRDNLIKVLDLLS
- a CDS encoding DUF1573 domain-containing protein, which gives rise to MIRNILIVLLLLSVTAFAQLMGPKISVQQVEYDFGNINQGDIVNHTFVLSNNGGDLLKITDVRASCGCTAANPTKRELKPGESSNLEVTFNSKGRKGPQVKTVTVTTNDPDKKDIQLTIRCNIVIPVVKEEKTGARIFFPETQHDFGKVQEGSKVEYTFKFENKGTESLVVKDVKTSCGCTAAVVSNNTLKPGEVGSIKVGFDTKNRVGRNSKSITIVSNDNKEPNRVLMIYAEVQKN
- the tsaB gene encoding tRNA (adenosine(37)-N6)-threonylcarbamoyltransferase complex dimerization subunit type 1 TsaB, translating into MSELFPILAIETSDNICGACLYFNQEKYFAANVVLKHSHSEKLFEVIESVLKIGELTVSQVKCIAVSAGPGSFTGLRIGMSAAKGLAQSLNIPIIKVPTFEALALQLSEGLQDGSVFTIANKVGRDELYYAKFQINSNSYIFNQQLKIVSANSDYLFNDNDLVFGNIDSDKINKKIIHKFISAPYAEFVAKWAEKSGEAISIQNIDFVEPDYLKDFLVKEKKL
- the tsaE gene encoding tRNA (adenosine(37)-N6)-threonylcarbamoyltransferase complex ATPase subunit type 1 TsaE, with amino-acid sequence MQFPSQILSRSESETENMAKEFSSFVNKGMVIVLIGELGAGKTFFTKKLLHYFNIRAANSPTFAIVNEYIGLLKFYHFDFYRINKPDELIDIGIEDYFSDSDAVCIIEWGNLFTEILPKERIEIEIKFISEDERLFEFRKL
- a CDS encoding bifunctional response regulator/alkaline phosphatase family protein; protein product: MDRKKILWVDDEIELLRSHIIFLSEKGYEVDTVTNGEDALTSVKEKLYDIIFLDEMMAGMGGLETLSRIKAINNLIPVVMITKSEEESLMDEAIGGKIADYLTKPVNPSQVLLVCKKILEGKKISGEYAAKDYLQDFNQITTALASSLDYSEWINIYLKLVNWSIELDHHREIGLKQSLNDQYKEANKEFSKFVERNYRLWLTDPISHNTPNLSPAITEKYVLTNLREEGKSVFYFVLDCLRLDQWLVMEKQLTDLFKIEKDYYFSILPTATPYARNALFAGLFPSDIEKYYPELWVSTTDDENSMNKYEKELLQLLIERKRIKLRNDLKYIKIIDPEVGRNFEQNIHSYQNTHLTAVVVNFLDMIAHGRSDSDLLKEIAPDEAAYRSLTQSWFNHSSLLNIFRTLSKMKNAKIIITTDHGSIRSLRGAKVLGDREASTNLRFKYGRNLKVDEKHAVFIKNASDYKLPKRGVTINYIIAKEDYYFVYPTDYHRFLTHYKDTFQHGGISMEEMILPIITLESKT